The Rubidibacter lacunae KORDI 51-2 genome contains a region encoding:
- a CDS encoding ATP-binding protein, with protein MTTSPPPYRPLLRDEFDCIAAGEVNASQAAAERELTENAIDAGAKRIAISLQPETLARV; from the coding sequence TTGACGACATCTCCTCCTCCCTACCGACCGCTTCTGCGCGATGAGTTCGATTGCATTGCTGCTGGGGAAGTCAACGCTTCGCAAGCGGCGGCAGAGCGCGAGTTGACCGAAAACGCGATCGATGCGGGGGCAAAGCGGATTGCGATCTCGCTGCAACCCGAAACGCTGGCAAGGGTTTGA
- the psaD gene encoding photosystem I reaction center subunit II PsaD, with product MSEELTGQLPKFGGSTGGLLTAAETEEKYVITWTSSKEQVFEMPTGGAAIMNQGENICYFARKEQCLALGTQLRTKFKPKIESYKIWRVYANGETEYLHPKDGVFPETVNEGRPFAGKNDRRIGANPEPAALKFSGKASYEV from the coding sequence ATGAGCGAAGAGCTGACGGGACAACTCCCTAAATTCGGCGGCAGCACGGGCGGCTTGCTTACGGCTGCAGAAACGGAAGAAAAGTACGTTATCACCTGGACCAGCAGTAAAGAGCAGGTCTTCGAGATGCCTACGGGCGGCGCGGCGATTATGAACCAGGGCGAGAACATTTGTTACTTCGCCCGCAAAGAGCAGTGCCTTGCACTCGGGACCCAGCTGCGCACCAAGTTCAAGCCGAAGATCGAAAGCTACAAAATCTGGCGCGTCTATGCCAACGGCGAAACTGAATATCTGCATCCCAAAGATGGCGTTTTCCCCGAAACCGTCAACGAAGGACGACCCTTCGCAGGCAAGAACGACCGCCGCATCGGTGCTAACCCCGAGCCGGCAGCGCTGAAGTTCTCGGGCAAGGCTTCCTACGAAGTCTAG